CTAGGTAGCAATCTAGATTTCTCTAGAAAATTGCAGCACTTTCTAACACTCCTCTTTGATGCAATTTTCTTGTGACTCCAAACATAGCTTGTAGCTCTTCAAATCTTGCTCTGGGCAATGTCTCTGTGAATATATCTGCTAGCTGATCTTCAGCTTTGCAATAGTTGAGCTTGATCTCTTTAGTTGTCTTTGCTTCCACCGTTGATGGTGCAATTTTAGCTGGCTTCACTTTTGAACCATTCTTCTTGCCTCCAACCCATTGATGTGAGACTTGTTGTTGGCTATTTCATCACTCTCATCAAATCCAACTAGAGTCATTTTGTTGGACATGGATTGCCTGGGCATGTACTCAAGCGGAGCCTCAGAGGTCGTTGTCATAGTCAGGCTTGTGCTCCTTCTAGATGAACTTGAGTCTCAGAGGCATGTGGCTAGTTTTTTTAGATGATAGATTTCACCAAAAATAGAGATGGTGATAGATGAAGGTCGAGTGATATTAGCCAAAGCTTAGAAAAAGTATAGAGATGGGTTAAGAGTACAAGGGTAGTTTTTAAAATAGTAGGTGAGTAGTATCACTATGCCCAGTGTATGACCGAAcgcagctctgataccactgttcgaaaatagaaaataaattgggTTGTGAACTTAGCCATGTGGCTTTCATCCATTATATAGAGCAAGTACACATGGTGGTGGGGATGGATTAGTGATTCTCCACACACTCAATTGCAATACTTTTGATCCCATATATATAGGATGCTAAGGCACTAGTTAGAGAGGAAGTGGCTTTATTAGTTTGCAGTGATTCAATTACAAAGTCTGAAggcctatttataggctcttCATAACCGACTATACAATGTCGGTaaacatttttaattatttacatACTTTTAGATAGTTTCTAGAATTTACAAGAGATTTTAATGTCTAGATTTTTCTAACCCTATATGATGGTGTCCTATATGATGGTGTCATGTAGAAATTTGTAGAAATTTGCAGCACTTTCTAACAATTTCAAGAAACTTCTTTCTGGATGTCCCAACCTCGTGGAATTGTGTGCTCCAGTTTACTTTCAAAATGGTGACTTCAACTACACTAGAGGGTATAAAACCTTGCCCAAGTTGGAGAAAGCATGTGTCAGTGCCAGTGCATTGGATGTTGCTTTTACTGTGATTGATAATGTCCAGTTTCTACGCATAGTGCAGGTATATATGGAAATTTGGTTACATGATCAGTTCTTAATTACTTCTTATactcattcaatttcattttgagTAAAATTTTGCAGATGGAGCACATGAAAAGTGGCACAATTTTGCCCGTGTTTGTGTTTCGAAACTTAATAAGCATTGAGCTATGCTTTGATAACTACTTTTCAGTCTGGGATGGAGTACTGGAAGTTCTCTCTTACTGTCCCAAGCTTCAAAATCTTGCCATAGAAAAGGTTTCGGTCTCTTATGGTCATTTTTGTTTGCTCTGACCATATTTTTCATAAATCTTACTAGTTTGTCTATGTTTAACAGCCTGCTTTCAAGGGACTTTACAAAGATGGGGTACTGGTAGAGCTCCCTTATCGTCCCATGCTTCAAACTCTTATTGATATGGTTTGTACTGTACTGCTGTTTATGGTCATTTTTGTTCGTCCTATTCTAGCCATATCTTTCCATGAatcttatatattttctttatatTTAACAGCAATTTCACAAAGAGAAGTGGGCAGAACTTGTTCCAGAATGTGTTTCATTACATCTTACAACATGCTCTATTCGAAACTATCGTGGCTGGGATGATGATTTTAAATTTGCTGAATTTATCTTGCAGAATGTGAGCTTTTTACAAACGATGACACTTCACAGTGCCCCTTCCAGAAAGGAAGAAAAGCAATGGGTTTTCAAACACTTATCCTGGTGTCCGAGGATCTCTACCGcatgtaaaatatttttgaatgcAGAGAAAGTAAACCAACAAGAACATGAAAATCTAATAATTGCCCCTTGAGGTATTCCTCAGCAGAACAGTTTCAAGTTCAACAAGAGCTTTATCTTTCTGTACATGTTCAATTGGCTTTTGTTAGaggaaaagaatattttttttgaaatgattcaGGAGTTCGTCTAAAGAAATTGATCTAggagaaaaataaagaatttaATTGGAGTTACATTTTTAGTATATTTACTGCCTTTGTAATTTCTGGAAGTAGTGGTTCATGGTGGAGCTTAGTCAAAATGATAAGGTAAAATGCTCTTAAAAATTGACATATGTTTGCATCATAGTAGTAATGCAGAGTATAGTTAAAATGTTATCTTTTCCATCTATCTGGATTATGGGTGTATGCCATTTTCTAATTAGTTTGATTtggatatatatatttggttttgtttCCTCTAAGATTTGAATGAAGATTTAATATAGTGGCCTAAAACATGGTTGCCCTGTATCATCATACTCGCTCTGCCTATTTATTCTTCTAGAGGAACATTAGATTTCTATAGCATTCTCAAAGTTGGCAACAAAAATATACTCTTCTAGAGAACTAGCAAATATCTATTAAACCAAATAAACTACTTTCATGCTGAAATATGATCTAGTTGGGGTATATTGTTTGCCACTATTTAAATGGCCGAATTATGAACTCATGATATGATATGTGCTTGAGAACTACTAAAAACAGTATTTAACTTCTATGCGATTTTGGGTTCATTTGGCTTGTTTATGCTTGATAATTATAGGCTATAGCTCAAATCCATTCTTATGAGATTTATAAAAGTTCTTATGTGTTATGGGAATGGATGATTGTGAGTTCCTGATTTTACCTTTGTATACATGACattaatctaatctaatctcTTCAGCCTTCTCCCCTATATATATTGCCTTTTCTGTATAGAAATGTGCAGCTAGCAAAGAAAAGAATTTTCCTGTTGAGTGGATTTGATTATCCTTTTTGTATATAGAGATATGATTATTCCTTTGTTGTTATACACTAATTTTGTTGACTGGTACAAGGTCTTCTTTTTATTGGTTTATGAAAGGTCTTTTTACACATTTCTTTCCAAAAGGCTAAAGTAGAAAACCAAATAAGTGTGAAAATAAAGAGAAAGCAATTATTTATGTTGTAATTCACTACTTGCCAAACTGGAGAAGCTGAAAGGGAAATAGAACATTGAAAAAATGATGAATGCAATATTGGTAAGTACTTTGACATTTGATAACTTATGGTGAAAGGCTATTTTAACTGCATATGTCTACTTTGATTAGGATTCCTCTATAAGAAAACGAAAAAGACACCCTACGAATTTTTGAAAGGCCCtgattgaaatatttaaaaatgttGGGGCTGTgctgtttcaaatttgtagGACTGGTATTCCTCCTTCTCCACGAAGTTCCTTTTCTCATCTTGGTCATGACTTGGGATTTGCTTTTGGTTGCTGAATTATTATTCTGCCTCTGCTAGGCATATTTGTTTCTTCTACTACAGTGGCTGCAGTGGATAACTGTTATAAAATCACACTTATCTAGAAGTCTTTCATCCAAGACGCGGCTGCAGTGGATGTATTCCCATGGAGTCTGCTTTTACCAATTGCGAAGAATTTCCATGGCTTAGACTGCAACAATAAAGAATGAAATTGAGTAATTTAAGTGGAACTAGCTGTGCTGGCTGTTGGTTCTTTTTGCTACCTGTGAACATAATGCTATTGCGAATGATATTCAAAAGTCACACGGCGACAATATCATCTTTAACGGTTGAGTGAGTGAGTCTTGTGCATGGAGCTTTTGGAAGTTTGGTCTTGTTTTGCACTTGTTGCAAGCATTTTATATATTTGCACATGTTGAGTTTGCAGCGGTGTTCGTGGAAGTTGCAATGTTGCACAGAATACTCTCTTCTGCATTGGGTCATAGATGCACCATTAATGAAATAGATCAACATAGTTTAGAGGTCCAAGATTgcttcaatttttttgaaagagatgCTTAAGAAGCCAGAGAAGACAAGGTTCCAGTGTTCTACTAATCCATCCCTTATAAGAATAGTGGGAGAATGACTTGAATGCTTTTAAGCTCACTAGTGTGTTAGCGGTTCTATTCTAAATGGCTAAATTATGAGAGCTAAAAGCCGCATATTTCAGTCAACTTTTGTTAACTTGTCCTCATGTCCCTTGTTTAATTTGTTGTTTGATGCTATCTTTTGTTGCATTCATCTTCTGATTTGTATCCGGGTAACTAAGCCTCTATGTGAAATAGGTTGGGGTATGCTGAGAAAATAGCTGATGTCTGGACCAAAGTTGCTGAAGAGACCGATGGATACGTGAACGAAAGCACTTAAGCTCTGGCTATTAATTTGATTTTCATCTTTATTCATTGATGTAGCATTCCCAGGAAATATGTAGTCATGACAATAAACACAATGAAGCACTTTGGGGGCTTTTCCTCACTTGTATCACAAAGAACATTTCTTACACATCATTCCAAGGATACTTGGTTGTTGTACATTACTTGCTATTTGTTTGGCTCCTGCAGCTTTTCCAAGGTTTTTGTTTACTActacatgtttatattttgtTTTCCGATACTCCAAAGCAGTGGGTGACAAAAATACTCATTTCTTTCACAAAGTTTGCAAGGTGCATGACGGAGGTTAGAAATAATGTGGCAAATCTAACCTTTAAAGGGGGTTAGCTTATCAGATCCCGTAGCTATTAAGGTGGCAATTTTCAATCATTTCCATGATTTCTTTAAAAGGAACAATGTTTGGGAGGCTAAACTGCAATGTGACAATATGGTGAGAGTAACACACTACTACTAACACATGGTGATAAGCTTATGCTGGAGGAGCCATTCTCAAAGGATGAAATCTGGACTTCTATTCAGTCTTGCAATAAGAATAGGGCTCTTGGGCCCGATGGCTTTAATCTTAACTTCTTTAAAGCCTTCTGCGAGCTAGTGAAGGGTGATGTTATGCTGGTCTTCCAAGAATTTTATATGCATGGTAAGCTGGTGAGAGGCCTTAATGCGGGCCTTCATTGCCCTTATTTCTAAAAGTGGGAACCCTTCATCGGTTGCTGATTTCCGACCAATAAGCTTGATAGGGAGCATTTACAAGCTGATTTCCAAGGTTCTAGCAGCTCGCCTCCAAAGGGTTATGCCTCTAATCATTTTGGAGAACCAATTTGCCTTTACCAAGGGTAGGCAAATTGTCGATTGCATTATGTTAGCCAATGATATTGTTCATGCAATGGGTAAGAGAAGTGAGGGTGGTTTGCTCATCAAGCTGGACTTTGCCAAGGCCTACGACAATATAGATTGGGATTTTCTGCTTGACTTAATGAAGGAAATGGGGTTTGGGAGAAGATGAGTGCAGTGGATAGAAAAATGTGTCCCTAAGGGTTCCCTTGCGGTTCTTGTGAATGGCTCTCCAACCGAGTTTTTTGGGATTGAGAAGGGCTTGCGTCAAGGAGACCCGCTTTCACCCTTGTTGTTTAACATTTGTGTGAATGGGCTTTCATGCATGTTGAACCAAC
This is a stretch of genomic DNA from Lotus japonicus ecotype B-129 chromosome 1, LjGifu_v1.2. It encodes these proteins:
- the LOC130733930 gene encoding uncharacterized protein LOC130733930, with the translated sequence MEHMKSGTILPVFVFRNLISIELCFDNYFSVWDGVLEVLSYCPKLQNLAIEKPAFKGLYKDGVLVELPYRPMLQTLIDMQFHKEKWAELVPECVSLHLTTCSIRNYRGWDDDFKFAEFILQNVSFLQTMTLHSAPSRKEEKQWVFKHLSWCPRISTACKIFLNAEKVNQQEHENLIIAP